One part of the Mesorhizobium loti genome encodes these proteins:
- a CDS encoding Type IV secretion/conjugal transfer ATPase, VirB4 family yields MSLDADLKFGRERRREKPAAMHIPYLRHVDDNLIVTKSGFLVGAIQLSGLPFQTMDQAELNSRMFNRNTTFRNLSTSRFAVYTTIIRRHVKPEIEGDFDNPFVAELDARYMDELGSKNLFVNEAYLTVIRRPMVGRVGWVDKALNAFRISTAGEETREEAIAELHDILDGMVKDFSAYGGRLLGVVKRRDSFFSEPAEFLAKILAGGVDVEMPLPRMSLGDVLATRQLFFGKSALEIRGPDQGKLGAMVSIKEYPPFTAPGSLDGLLRLPHEFVLTQSFAIEDRVTAMRRINTIANQVEGSDEAGTTVEESVHDGADKLASGEVVFGQHHMSVMALAPDMNGLNRALSDITAELSRMSIVPVRETLNTELAFWAQLPGNFTYIARRALISSLNFAGLFSGHNFPSGQRERLHWKRPIALLETTSQTAYYFNFHVHDVGHFTVFGPTGSGKTVVLSFLMAQAMRITPRPRCVYFDYMRGAEIFVRALGGRYEVMEPSQPTGFAPLQLDDTAENRSFLEDLFLYILTPEGGALDVAEIRVINAAVDMIYKIPRERRTFDLLPEVLRGSLMPGMNDLAARIQPWLDPKDKGWLFNNPVDLVDFSKPVVGFDMTKILGDRKLRSAALLYIFHRLEDVIDGSPIMLFLDEGWKLLDDEVFAAFINETLKTIRRRNGVVGFGTQTAEDVVSSSISSSLIEQTKTNIFFPNPKASKESYMERFSLTAKEFEFVRRTAKETRTFLVKHDSDSIVAKLDLSAMPDLIKVLSSNEANSKECARLRETFGDEPEMWLPYFCGWEDEHDEAA; encoded by the coding sequence ATGAGCCTCGATGCCGACCTTAAATTTGGCCGTGAGCGCCGCCGCGAAAAACCAGCTGCGATGCACATCCCCTACCTTCGCCATGTCGATGACAATCTGATCGTGACGAAGAGTGGCTTTCTGGTCGGCGCCATCCAGCTCAGCGGCCTGCCGTTCCAGACGATGGACCAGGCCGAGTTGAACAGCCGAATGTTCAACCGCAACACCACGTTCCGCAACCTGTCGACCTCTCGCTTTGCGGTCTACACAACGATCATCCGCCGCCACGTGAAGCCGGAGATCGAAGGCGACTTTGACAATCCTTTCGTGGCCGAGCTCGACGCCCGCTACATGGATGAGCTTGGATCGAAAAACCTTTTCGTCAACGAGGCGTATCTGACGGTCATACGCCGCCCGATGGTCGGCCGGGTCGGCTGGGTGGACAAGGCGCTCAATGCATTCCGCATCAGCACCGCCGGCGAAGAAACGCGCGAAGAGGCTATCGCCGAGCTGCATGACATCCTTGACGGCATGGTCAAAGATTTCTCCGCATATGGGGGACGTCTTCTCGGTGTCGTGAAGCGCCGCGACAGCTTCTTTTCCGAGCCCGCGGAATTTCTGGCGAAGATCCTCGCCGGCGGCGTGGACGTGGAAATGCCTTTGCCGCGCATGTCACTTGGCGATGTGCTGGCGACGCGGCAGCTGTTTTTCGGCAAGTCGGCGCTGGAAATTCGCGGGCCGGACCAAGGCAAGCTCGGCGCCATGGTGTCGATCAAGGAATACCCACCATTCACCGCGCCGGGCTCATTGGACGGTCTGTTGCGCCTGCCGCATGAGTTTGTCCTGACGCAGAGTTTCGCCATCGAAGACCGTGTGACGGCGATGCGCAGGATCAACACCATTGCCAACCAGGTTGAGGGTTCCGACGAGGCGGGCACGACGGTCGAGGAGTCCGTACACGACGGCGCCGATAAGCTGGCCAGCGGCGAAGTCGTTTTCGGACAACATCACATGAGCGTCATGGCATTGGCGCCGGACATGAATGGCCTCAACCGCGCGCTATCCGACATCACGGCCGAGCTTTCGCGCATGTCGATCGTGCCGGTGCGCGAGACACTGAACACGGAACTGGCCTTCTGGGCGCAACTGCCGGGAAATTTCACCTACATCGCGCGACGTGCGTTGATCTCGTCCCTGAATTTCGCCGGTCTTTTTTCAGGACACAATTTCCCATCCGGCCAACGTGAGCGGCTGCATTGGAAACGCCCCATCGCCTTGCTCGAAACGACCAGCCAGACGGCCTACTATTTCAATTTCCACGTGCATGATGTCGGGCACTTCACGGTGTTCGGCCCGACCGGCTCGGGCAAGACCGTGGTGCTGTCGTTCCTGATGGCGCAGGCCATGCGCATCACGCCGCGGCCGCGATGTGTCTATTTCGACTACATGCGCGGTGCTGAAATTTTCGTTCGGGCGCTCGGCGGTCGCTACGAGGTGATGGAGCCTTCTCAGCCGACCGGGTTCGCGCCATTGCAGCTTGATGACACGGCGGAAAACCGTTCTTTTCTTGAAGACTTGTTCCTCTACATTCTGACACCGGAAGGCGGTGCGCTTGATGTGGCGGAGATACGCGTCATCAACGCCGCCGTCGACATGATCTATAAGATCCCGCGCGAACGGCGGACCTTCGACCTGCTGCCTGAAGTGCTGCGAGGCTCGCTCATGCCTGGCATGAACGATTTGGCCGCGCGGATACAGCCCTGGCTCGACCCTAAGGACAAGGGCTGGCTTTTCAACAATCCCGTCGATCTGGTTGATTTCTCAAAGCCCGTTGTCGGGTTCGACATGACGAAGATCCTGGGCGACAGAAAGCTGCGTTCAGCGGCGTTGCTCTACATCTTCCATCGTCTGGAGGACGTCATCGACGGCTCGCCGATCATGCTCTTCCTCGATGAAGGCTGGAAGCTGCTGGACGACGAGGTTTTCGCCGCCTTCATCAACGAGACGCTGAAGACCATTCGCCGCCGCAACGGTGTGGTCGGCTTTGGCACCCAGACGGCCGAAGATGTCGTCAGTTCCTCCATCTCGTCGTCATTGATCGAGCAAACGAAGACCAACATTTTCTTCCCCAACCCGAAGGCGAGCAAGGAGTCCTACATGGAGCGCTTCTCGCTGACAGCGAAGGAATTCGAGTTCGTGCGCCGCACCGCGAAGGAGACACGCACCTTCCTGGTCAAGCACGACAGCGATTCAATCGTCGCCAAGCTCGATTTGTCGGCCATGCCCGATCTCATCAAGGTCTTGTCCTCGAACGAAGCCAACAGCAAGGAATGCGCGCGCCTGCGGGAAACCTTCGGCGACGAGCCGGAGATGTGGTTGCCGTACTTCTGCGGATGGGAGGACGAGCATGACGAAGCGGCTTAG